A portion of the Leptospira noumeaensis genome contains these proteins:
- a CDS encoding response regulator transcription factor, with protein sequence MESVKIAILEDHSVVTEGIISILKSNPFFSLAGEFRTAADLFHFLESNPIHVLVLDIDLPDRNGIDVLREIKEKHQPTKVIIFSLHGSRVYVEDALKAKADGYMLKSDPISKLPEVIDLVMKGGSFVSDGVSKVQLPFSAFQMEILNLLVQGLSQNEVADRIQKSRKTVEYHLNQMRTKFSCKNNNELISKYEKEIQK encoded by the coding sequence GTGGAATCCGTTAAAATTGCCATCTTAGAAGATCATTCCGTTGTCACTGAAGGAATCATATCTATCCTGAAATCCAATCCTTTCTTTTCTCTTGCCGGAGAATTTCGAACTGCTGCTGATTTGTTTCATTTTTTGGAATCTAATCCCATCCATGTTTTGGTTCTGGACATCGACTTACCGGATCGGAATGGCATCGACGTTTTACGTGAAATTAAAGAAAAACACCAACCCACAAAAGTCATCATCTTTTCTTTGCATGGAAGCCGAGTCTACGTAGAAGATGCCCTCAAAGCCAAGGCTGATGGGTATATGTTAAAATCAGATCCCATCTCCAAATTGCCAGAAGTCATTGATCTTGTGATGAAAGGTGGCTCTTTTGTATCCGATGGAGTGAGTAAAGTACAACTTCCTTTCTCCGCATTCCAAATGGAAATCTTGAATTTACTTGTGCAAGGTTTGTCTCAAAACGAAGTAGCAGATCGAATTCAAAAATCGAGAAAAACAGTAGAATACCATCTCAACCAAATGCGGACAAAATTCTCTTGTAAAAACAACAACGAACTCATTTCCAAATACGAAAAAGAAATACAAAAATAG
- the hpt gene encoding hypoxanthine phosphoribosyltransferase: MKPLYSEERIHQRVEELAREISRDFLSKDLVVIGILNGGFIFTADLCRSIAIPHEVDFMAASSYGDTTTSGDLKITKELKHSVKNKSVLLVEDIVDTGKTLEYLLEEVGKQNPKDLKVATLFWKKSKANPHIPVDYPGFIIEDDFLVGYGLDYQGRYRNLPYVAKLEGMDSNS; the protein is encoded by the coding sequence ATGAAACCTTTATATTCAGAAGAAAGAATCCACCAACGTGTAGAAGAACTAGCGAGAGAAATTTCTCGTGATTTCCTAAGCAAAGATTTAGTTGTGATTGGAATCCTCAACGGTGGATTTATCTTCACAGCTGACCTTTGCCGTAGCATTGCCATCCCACACGAAGTAGACTTTATGGCCGCCTCTTCTTATGGAGACACAACCACTTCTGGAGATTTAAAAATCACTAAAGAGCTCAAACACTCAGTCAAAAATAAATCTGTATTGCTTGTGGAAGACATTGTAGATACAGGAAAAACTTTAGAATACTTACTCGAAGAAGTGGGAAAACAAAATCCCAAAGACTTGAAAGTCGCTACCCTCTTCTGGAAAAAATCAAAAGCAAACCCACATATCCCTGTCGATTATCCAGGATTTATCATCGAGGATGATTTTCTTGTAGGTTATGGTTTGGACTACCAAGGCCGGTATCGTAACTTACCTTATGTGGCGAAATTGGAAGGGATGGATTCAAATTCTTAA
- a CDS encoding TerC family protein, with protein sequence MEILSDPSVWLALFTLTALEIVLGIDNIIFISILSSRLPKTKQKSARQIGLILAMGTRILLLFSLSLIMKLTAPIFTIINHAISGRDIILILGGLFLIAKSTTEIHHKLEGESDSAEGNGKPVSFTKVIIQIMILDIVFSLDSVITAVGMTDQLGVMITAVVLSVGFMLLSSGSISDFVDRHPTIKILALSFLILIGVALLGEGLELHIPKGYIYFAMCFSVIVEFLNMKLRGKPEKPISLKGKY encoded by the coding sequence ATTGAAATTCTCTCCGACCCATCGGTATGGCTTGCCCTCTTTACCCTAACTGCTTTAGAAATTGTTTTGGGGATCGATAATATTATCTTCATCTCCATCCTATCTTCTCGGTTGCCAAAAACAAAACAAAAGTCTGCTCGCCAAATTGGACTGATACTCGCCATGGGAACAAGAATCCTTTTACTCTTTTCTTTATCTCTCATTATGAAACTCACGGCTCCTATTTTTACAATCATCAACCATGCCATTAGCGGCCGAGACATCATTCTGATTTTGGGAGGGCTCTTTCTGATCGCCAAGTCCACTACAGAGATCCATCACAAATTAGAAGGAGAGTCTGATTCCGCGGAAGGAAATGGCAAACCTGTTTCCTTTACGAAAGTCATCATCCAAATTATGATTTTGGACATTGTGTTCTCTTTGGATTCCGTCATCACCGCTGTGGGAATGACTGACCAGTTAGGTGTGATGATTACCGCCGTTGTTTTGTCTGTTGGATTTATGTTGTTATCCAGTGGGAGTATTTCCGACTTTGTGGATAGACATCCTACAATTAAAATTTTGGCCCTTAGTTTTTTAATTTTGATTGGAGTGGCACTTCTTGGGGAAGGACTGGAATTACACATCCCTAAAGGTTATATTTACTTTGCTATGTGTTTTTCTGTGATCGTTGAATTCCTAAATATGAAACTCCGCGGAAAACCAGAAAAACCAATCAGTCTAAAAGGAAAATACTAA
- a CDS encoding DUF1801 domain-containing protein, with translation MKQFLYDDRLLTGNLKSIMPNTAEEYIQSLPEDRKETFSKLRDIVKKNLPKGFEETIQYKMIGFVVPKKTYPAGYHVTPELALPFLHIASQKNGLALYHMGIYADLKLLKWFQIEYPKHCKTKLDMGKSCIRFKKLDDIPWKLIGELVSKMDPKDWIALYEKNLPKKVTSKKN, from the coding sequence TTGAAACAATTTCTTTACGATGACAGGCTACTTACCGGAAATCTAAAATCTATCATGCCAAACACTGCTGAAGAATACATCCAATCCTTACCAGAAGATCGAAAAGAAACGTTCTCCAAACTTCGAGACATTGTCAAAAAAAATCTTCCCAAAGGTTTTGAGGAAACCATCCAATACAAGATGATTGGCTTTGTTGTTCCTAAAAAAACTTATCCTGCTGGTTATCATGTAACCCCGGAACTGGCCCTTCCCTTCCTACATATCGCTTCCCAAAAGAATGGCCTTGCCCTCTATCATATGGGAATCTATGCCGATTTAAAATTACTCAAGTGGTTCCAAATCGAATATCCCAAACATTGCAAAACCAAACTAGATATGGGAAAAAGTTGTATCCGTTTTAAAAAGTTAGATGATATTCCATGGAAATTGATTGGAGAGCTTGTATCGAAGATGGATCCTAAAGATTGGATTGCCTTATATGAAAAAAATCTACCAAAGAAAGTTACTTCTAAAAAGAATTAG
- a CDS encoding hybrid sensor histidine kinase/response regulator, whose protein sequence is MILSAFFSSIQKSFWDLLIFCSYPLILLFIIFGTTSCRFDAYPTLLAKDGILDARTANFSGETINLTGKWEFYWNEFLDPKQTSPERKSYLKVGVPWFSQENEDGEDYPSFGFATYRLTVLLPEVEDTSDKEPYALLVPVLHSAYKMYLNGELIAENGNLAKTAKDHIPSFQIKIVPLKGISKKLDLVVHVSNFSHKYAGIHGIIRFGKLQNIIRIWNVNYTVTWILMIFMALLAIYHALVYFINRSERNALRMAFVYLGILILASTLIETKILFNLFPDEYCVPLFRLSRLGIILIMYFGAYILLNLTQMRFFRRVISFLKLYALVFFGVAVLTPVSHLAEISFYFESASAVFVFLGLISVSVALYFQRKESRLYFFSLLLAIIGGLIDLFLITNPNFGYRPMGLVSLYLFIFPQTLGVTFGLVRVYKRSESLSKELYKRKEALEKKVKARTLELEKANRWKANFVSLISHDLRSPLNSVNQILDVIDFSFSESTEEEKKKFLEICKTGVTQSLRMLEQLLDVSRFDAIGTKLIQTRFCVNELLNEIIESVEPLATLKGIRIQKETPIQAEIIADRTLIGEVFKNILTNSIKYSYLNSEVWVGVSYKGKWLSVEIRDRGLGMSEEQIHKLTGEENIKSLPGTAGERGTGLGLQLCMNILEAHFGKLRIKSVLGVGSSFEISLSKSTKSVLLVDDSGNFRSDLAEVMRRNQWIVIEAGNGEEALSHLSRITPTLLITDLQMPGMTGISLIHEWEGRRHKDQKIPIILISSDAPLSGGDKFLEEEGLESIVSAYLSKMYKAEDLCQQIEFILP, encoded by the coding sequence ATGATTCTCAGCGCATTCTTCTCATCCATCCAAAAATCTTTCTGGGACTTACTTATTTTTTGTAGTTATCCCTTAATTTTACTCTTCATCATTTTTGGCACCACCTCCTGCCGGTTTGATGCTTATCCAACCTTACTGGCAAAAGATGGTATTCTTGATGCTCGCACTGCCAACTTTTCAGGGGAAACCATAAACTTAACGGGAAAATGGGAATTCTATTGGAACGAATTTTTAGATCCAAAACAAACGTCTCCAGAACGTAAATCTTATTTAAAAGTAGGAGTTCCATGGTTTTCTCAGGAGAACGAAGATGGTGAGGATTACCCTAGTTTTGGATTTGCTACTTACCGCCTAACGGTTCTTTTGCCAGAGGTAGAAGATACTTCGGATAAAGAACCGTACGCACTTCTGGTTCCGGTTTTACATAGCGCCTATAAGATGTATTTGAATGGGGAACTAATTGCTGAGAACGGAAACCTGGCAAAAACGGCAAAAGATCACATTCCTTCTTTTCAAATCAAAATTGTTCCTTTAAAGGGAATCTCTAAAAAATTAGATTTGGTGGTTCATGTTTCCAATTTCTCTCATAAGTATGCAGGTATTCACGGAATCATTCGTTTTGGAAAATTACAAAATATCATTCGTATCTGGAATGTAAATTATACAGTCACATGGATTCTTATGATTTTCATGGCACTTCTTGCCATATATCATGCGTTAGTGTATTTTATCAATCGATCCGAACGAAATGCACTTAGGATGGCTTTTGTTTATTTGGGAATTTTGATTTTAGCATCCACGCTCATCGAAACAAAAATTCTATTTAACCTTTTTCCCGATGAATACTGTGTTCCTTTGTTTCGACTCTCTCGCCTTGGTATTATTTTGATTATGTATTTTGGGGCATACATTCTCCTGAATTTAACCCAAATGCGTTTTTTCAGACGGGTGATCAGTTTTTTAAAACTTTATGCTTTGGTATTTTTTGGGGTTGCCGTTTTGACTCCTGTTTCGCATCTCGCAGAGATTTCTTTTTATTTTGAATCGGCATCCGCTGTATTTGTATTTTTAGGTTTGATCTCTGTGTCCGTTGCTTTGTATTTCCAAAGAAAAGAAAGTCGATTGTACTTCTTTAGTTTACTTTTGGCAATTATCGGTGGACTCATTGATTTGTTTTTGATCACCAATCCCAACTTTGGGTATAGGCCAATGGGTCTTGTTTCTCTGTATTTGTTTATTTTTCCACAAACACTCGGTGTGACTTTTGGTTTGGTTCGTGTTTACAAACGATCCGAATCTTTATCAAAGGAATTGTACAAAAGAAAAGAAGCCCTCGAGAAAAAAGTAAAAGCACGTACTTTAGAACTAGAAAAAGCAAATCGTTGGAAAGCAAACTTTGTTTCTCTCATTTCGCATGACTTACGTTCGCCGCTCAATAGTGTGAATCAAATCTTAGATGTAATCGATTTTAGTTTTAGTGAATCTACCGAAGAAGAAAAAAAGAAATTTTTAGAGATCTGTAAAACGGGTGTCACCCAATCCCTTCGGATGTTGGAACAACTTCTGGATGTCAGTCGGTTTGATGCCATTGGAACCAAACTCATCCAAACTCGGTTTTGTGTGAACGAACTCTTAAACGAAATCATTGAATCAGTCGAACCACTCGCTACTCTCAAAGGGATTCGAATTCAGAAAGAAACTCCCATCCAAGCAGAAATCATTGCTGACAGAACTTTAATTGGAGAAGTGTTTAAAAATATCCTAACCAACTCGATCAAATATTCTTATCTCAATTCCGAAGTTTGGGTCGGTGTTTCTTACAAAGGGAAATGGTTATCTGTCGAAATTCGTGACCGTGGACTTGGGATGAGCGAAGAACAAATTCACAAACTGACAGGGGAAGAAAATATCAAAAGCCTTCCAGGAACGGCTGGGGAAAGGGGAACAGGGCTCGGTTTACAACTTTGTATGAATATCCTCGAAGCCCATTTTGGAAAACTTAGAATCAAGTCTGTACTGGGAGTGGGATCTTCTTTTGAAATTTCTTTATCTAAAAGTACAAAATCTGTTCTTCTTGTAGATGATTCTGGAAACTTCAGGTCAGACTTAGCGGAGGTTATGCGAAGAAATCAGTGGATTGTGATCGAAGCAGGAAATGGGGAAGAGGCTTTGTCACATCTCTCTCGGATCACACCGACACTACTCATCACCGATTTACAAATGCCTGGGATGACCGGGATCTCACTGATTCATGAATGGGAAGGGCGTCGCCACAAAGACCAAAAAATTCCAATCATTTTGATTAGTTCCGACGCCCCTCTATCTGGTGGCGATAAATTTCTGGAAGAAGAGGGATTGGAATCTATTGTTTCTGCTTACCTTTCGAAAATGTATAAGGCAGAGGATCTCTGCCAACAAATCGAATTTATTTTACCCTAA
- a CDS encoding LA_2444/LA_4059 family outer membrane protein, with translation MKQNLFYIFLVFVSSTIFAEGESRETERPLPEGHSKKSEWSLLLKRQTYQYLPYEYSSLTDKNESIVPTRSSSSLKENGKVLIPFVFSYENIEKGFKVELSYFEIEIVNANTLLYQQSAQGGNLSRFYLSPMARSEFELNFYKTFTPTKDWKFYLGGGVRNINRYLYGNYLGQGTFKEYFFTYGPQTSIQTVYQLPYDFAIRITMDVFYTQGTRFFKQPNLMEDRFQYSLSTAGTEGIFRGYELDGSLSYSFHPNMKFFVGYNLIVSKFSYLNYNEIQLSRSTENLGSQNPSVTGAWEWNLPKKSENFDTLRGIYLGMMVNF, from the coding sequence ATGAAGCAGAACCTATTTTACATATTTCTTGTTTTTGTCTCTTCCACGATTTTTGCTGAGGGCGAAAGTCGGGAAACAGAAAGACCCTTACCAGAAGGGCACAGTAAAAAATCAGAATGGAGTTTGTTATTAAAAAGACAAACCTACCAGTACCTTCCTTACGAGTACAGTTCTCTGACCGATAAAAATGAATCCATTGTTCCCACTCGTTCCAGTTCCTCATTGAAAGAAAATGGAAAGGTTCTCATCCCTTTTGTTTTCAGTTACGAAAACATAGAGAAAGGATTCAAAGTGGAGCTTTCTTATTTTGAAATTGAAATCGTAAATGCAAACACCTTGCTCTATCAGCAGTCGGCCCAAGGCGGAAACCTATCTCGGTTTTATCTTTCGCCAATGGCTCGGTCCGAATTTGAACTTAATTTTTACAAAACCTTTACGCCCACTAAAGATTGGAAATTTTACTTGGGAGGTGGGGTTCGGAATATCAACCGTTACTTATATGGAAATTATTTAGGACAAGGAACCTTTAAGGAATATTTTTTCACTTACGGCCCACAAACCTCTATCCAAACCGTATATCAGCTTCCCTATGATTTTGCAATTCGCATAACAATGGATGTATTCTATACACAGGGCACTCGGTTTTTCAAACAACCAAACTTAATGGAAGACCGTTTCCAATATTCATTGTCCACAGCAGGTACAGAAGGAATTTTTCGAGGTTATGAATTGGATGGTTCCCTCTCCTATTCCTTTCATCCTAATATGAAATTCTTTGTGGGCTACAATCTGATTGTTTCTAAGTTTTCTTATTTAAACTACAACGAAATCCAACTCAGTCGGAGCACAGAAAACTTAGGTTCGCAAAATCCTTCCGTCACCGGCGCTTGGGAATGGAACCTCCCTAAAAAATCAGAAAACTTTGATACACTCCGAGGAATTTATTTGGGTATGATGGTGAATTTTTAA
- a CDS encoding phosphate ABC transporter substrate-binding protein, giving the protein MKNLSLLFYILITINFVACKDKQTLKVAGSETMNSMMRYLGTEYEKVNSNARVTVEGGGSESGIDRLRKGEIDMAVSSRDLNQAEFDDLRKTGNLEKVRLAYDGVALVVNPKNTVTKLNLSQTSDIFSGKIKNWKEVGGVDAPISIVIRNDKSGTQDYFQNHILKRKDLGLNEFNEYKSNVFSKDAKIVKDNAEMSKFIQENQNSIGYMGMGSAIVENKDKLKTLDYAKTNKDPYISPSIRNVYDRKYKLARELFIIYKTDQGDKIDAFVTFLTSEQGQVAVLQSGYLRASLPEVEVSAEPVK; this is encoded by the coding sequence ATGAAAAACCTTTCTCTGCTTTTTTACATTTTGATTACAATTAATTTTGTCGCTTGTAAGGACAAACAAACCCTAAAAGTGGCTGGTTCTGAAACTATGAACAGTATGATGCGGTATTTAGGGACCGAATATGAAAAGGTAAATTCAAATGCTCGTGTAACAGTCGAAGGCGGTGGATCCGAATCAGGGATTGACCGTTTGCGAAAAGGGGAAATTGATATGGCAGTTTCTTCGCGTGACTTAAACCAAGCTGAATTTGATGACCTTCGTAAAACAGGAAATTTAGAAAAAGTAAGACTGGCTTACGACGGTGTCGCACTTGTTGTAAATCCAAAGAATACTGTAACCAAACTTAACTTAAGCCAAACCTCCGATATCTTTTCCGGCAAAATTAAAAACTGGAAAGAAGTGGGTGGTGTCGATGCTCCCATTTCGATTGTCATTCGTAACGATAAATCGGGAACTCAAGATTATTTCCAAAACCATATCCTCAAACGAAAGGATTTGGGTTTAAATGAGTTCAATGAATACAAATCCAATGTATTCTCAAAAGACGCTAAAATCGTAAAAGACAATGCGGAAATGTCAAAATTCATCCAAGAAAATCAAAATAGCATTGGTTATATGGGAATGGGATCTGCCATTGTGGAAAACAAAGACAAACTAAAAACTTTGGATTATGCAAAAACTAACAAAGATCCTTATATTTCTCCTTCCATCAGAAATGTTTATGATCGTAAATACAAACTAGCTCGCGAATTATTTATCATTTATAAAACCGATCAAGGTGATAAAATTGATGCCTTTGTTACTTTCCTTACCAGCGAACAAGGGCAAGTGGCCGTTTTACAATCGGGATATTTAAGAGCATCTTTGCCAGAAGTGGAAGTTTCGGCGGAGCCGGTGAAGTAG
- a CDS encoding RluA family pseudouridine synthase, with product MQIFVTVSEDYDQSRLDVFLKDNAGDDLSRSTVQKWIDSGFVTNKTKEQLATKNGYKVTLGEEYVVNVIARPPSRLEPIPMDIPVLYDEDEFMVIHKKAGIACHSGPGDDQPSLVNGLLHQFKNLSATGGERRPGIVHRLDKPTEGVLIIAKTDRAHAALSKMFQDRLVDKTYYAWVLQAPVEAEGTINLPIGRHPVERVKMCVREDGRMATTHYKTEKIVQTQTGRKFSLMKLGLETGRTHQIRVHMAKMGCPVVGDTLYSRSAKDYTQYGLLLFAKRLEFPHPFIADKRILVELDFPERFKTFERKCPSY from the coding sequence ATGCAAATATTTGTAACCGTTTCCGAAGATTATGACCAAAGTCGCCTGGATGTCTTTCTAAAAGACAATGCCGGAGACGATCTCAGCCGTTCTACCGTTCAAAAGTGGATTGATTCTGGATTTGTGACAAACAAAACCAAAGAACAACTGGCCACTAAAAACGGATATAAGGTGACTCTTGGTGAAGAGTACGTCGTGAATGTGATCGCAAGGCCACCTTCTAGACTCGAACCCATCCCCATGGACATTCCTGTTCTCTATGACGAGGACGAATTTATGGTTATCCATAAGAAAGCTGGGATTGCTTGCCACAGCGGTCCCGGTGACGACCAACCTTCGCTCGTCAATGGATTGTTACACCAATTCAAGAACCTATCAGCCACAGGCGGTGAACGTCGTCCAGGGATCGTGCATAGGCTCGACAAACCCACAGAAGGAGTTCTCATCATTGCGAAAACCGACCGTGCCCATGCAGCACTTTCTAAAATGTTCCAAGACAGACTCGTGGATAAAACTTACTATGCTTGGGTTTTACAAGCCCCAGTGGAAGCAGAAGGAACCATCAATTTACCCATTGGTCGCCATCCCGTCGAACGAGTGAAGATGTGTGTGCGTGAAGATGGACGAATGGCAACCACGCATTACAAAACAGAAAAAATTGTCCAAACACAAACAGGTCGTAAATTTAGTTTGATGAAACTGGGATTGGAAACAGGCCGTACCCACCAAATTCGTGTTCATATGGCAAAGATGGGTTGTCCTGTTGTAGGGGACACTTTGTACTCTCGGTCGGCAAAAGACTATACCCAATATGGACTTTTACTTTTTGCCAAACGATTAGAATTCCCTCATCCTTTCATTGCCGACAAACGAATCTTAGTGGAACTTGATTTTCCAGAAAGGTTCAAAACTTTCGAAAGGAAATGTCCGAGTTACTGA
- a CDS encoding DUF1569 domain-containing protein: MKRKEFLKKTALSYTLLQVPLRAEGTTKEDSKSDPSKESPWAEADDLADLRELLVNLQSDPEGIKLSGNWSAGKVFAHCAQSIEYSLKGYPEMKSAIFRGSVGKVAFSIFAFKNKMSHGLEEPIPGGEDISNATEVKVGIKRLIQAIDDFSKTKESSLRPHFAYGELTKEEYDVAHSLHIKNHMERVLG, from the coding sequence ATGAAACGTAAAGAATTCTTAAAAAAAACAGCCCTGTCTTACACCCTCCTCCAAGTACCTCTTCGTGCGGAAGGGACAACAAAAGAAGATTCAAAATCCGATCCATCCAAAGAATCCCCTTGGGCGGAAGCAGATGATCTTGCTGACCTTCGTGAATTGTTAGTGAATTTACAATCCGATCCCGAAGGGATCAAACTTTCTGGAAACTGGAGTGCGGGGAAGGTATTTGCTCACTGTGCCCAAAGCATTGAGTATTCTCTCAAAGGATATCCGGAAATGAAGTCCGCTATCTTTCGTGGTTCTGTTGGGAAGGTAGCTTTTTCTATTTTTGCATTCAAAAACAAAATGAGTCATGGACTAGAAGAACCCATTCCTGGTGGAGAAGACATTTCCAATGCCACAGAAGTCAAAGTTGGAATCAAACGACTCATCCAAGCCATTGATGATTTTTCCAAAACAAAAGAATCGTCTTTAAGACCTCATTTCGCATATGGAGAACTCACCAAAGAAGAATATGATGTGGCACATAGCCTTCATATCAAAAATCACATGGAACGTGTGTTAGGGTAA
- a CDS encoding SixA phosphatase family protein: MKHIYLLRHAKSEWDEPYDSDLERSLSRRGKEQSKALREYLKESRFEFDQCLVSPAERTQKTYAFLRKEILRFPKPDLREAIYDADKEDLLFLLHGLSPSVRSVCLVGHNPGLEELGSALLFGESSHTKFQKFPTASFLGLSFPQDSWKDLVWGSCQLAVFWIPGQIGKE; the protein is encoded by the coding sequence ATGAAACATATTTATTTACTTCGTCATGCCAAATCAGAATGGGATGAACCTTATGATTCTGATTTGGAACGTTCTCTATCCAGACGCGGAAAGGAACAATCCAAAGCCTTACGCGAATACTTAAAAGAAAGTCGATTTGAATTTGACCAATGTTTGGTTTCACCCGCCGAACGAACGCAAAAAACCTATGCCTTCCTACGCAAAGAAATCCTTCGTTTTCCCAAACCGGATTTACGAGAAGCCATCTACGATGCGGACAAGGAAGATCTTTTGTTTTTACTCCATGGCCTTTCTCCTTCCGTACGTTCTGTTTGTCTTGTGGGCCACAATCCTGGGTTGGAAGAACTTGGATCTGCCTTACTTTTTGGAGAATCCTCTCACACAAAATTTCAGAAATTTCCTACGGCCTCATTTCTCGGCTTGAGTTTTCCACAAGATTCATGGAAAGATCTTGTCTGGGGCAGTTGCCAATTGGCAGTTTTTTGGATCCCTGGACAAATAGGCAAAGAATGA
- a CDS encoding alpha/beta hydrolase — translation MKSILRLFCLTVFCTFFSCVSSVEKPDSYTKVSHWHRYQHFLPDNLRFRKNNLPKEEFVTTLDYQVHLDRYTKKDADCKIILIHGGGGNGRILGTLAVALESLGCEWVAPDLPGFGLTKIPADKRYVPYEDWVLVLNELIQKEKQKNQKIILFGLSIGGMLAYQTAAYNGEVDGLIATTLADPRNPKVRDAIASHWFFSRIGMPINSVFSFLTDGMYFPIKWFSKMQYITNDPSFSKVFAEDPYAGGSKVSMGFLNTFLNYSPKLEPEKFQVCPVLLAHPNIDPWTPKELSKSFFDRIPTKKEYVELTGAGHFPYEEPGVTELKESITNFVGQLRSKKE, via the coding sequence ATGAAATCCATACTTAGACTATTTTGTTTAACTGTATTTTGTACTTTCTTTTCCTGTGTTTCCTCTGTCGAAAAACCAGATAGTTATACCAAAGTTTCGCATTGGCATAGATACCAACACTTTCTTCCTGATAATTTAAGGTTTAGAAAGAACAACTTACCAAAAGAAGAATTTGTCACCACTTTGGATTATCAAGTTCATCTGGATCGATATACAAAAAAAGATGCCGACTGCAAAATCATACTCATCCACGGAGGTGGGGGGAATGGTCGAATTCTCGGAACTTTAGCTGTTGCTTTGGAATCACTGGGTTGTGAATGGGTGGCTCCCGACTTACCAGGATTTGGTCTTACAAAAATCCCAGCTGATAAAAGATATGTTCCTTATGAAGATTGGGTTTTGGTATTAAATGAACTGATACAAAAGGAAAAACAGAAAAATCAAAAAATAATTTTGTTTGGACTGAGTATTGGTGGAATGCTGGCTTATCAAACAGCTGCTTACAATGGTGAGGTGGATGGGCTGATCGCAACAACTCTTGCCGATCCAAGAAATCCAAAAGTACGAGATGCAATTGCTTCCCACTGGTTTTTCAGTAGAATCGGAATGCCAATCAATTCAGTTTTTTCGTTTTTGACAGACGGAATGTATTTTCCCATCAAATGGTTTAGCAAAATGCAATACATTACAAATGATCCAAGTTTTTCAAAAGTATTTGCTGAAGATCCTTATGCTGGTGGTTCCAAAGTCAGTATGGGTTTTTTGAATACATTTTTGAACTATAGTCCAAAGTTAGAGCCTGAAAAATTTCAAGTATGTCCTGTATTACTAGCGCATCCAAACATTGACCCGTGGACTCCAAAAGAATTGAGCAAATCTTTTTTTGATCGAATCCCAACTAAGAAAGAATATGTAGAACTGACGGGAGCCGGGCATTTCCCGTACGAAGAACCAGGGGTCACCGAGTTAAAGGAATCCATCACGAATTTTGTTGGTCAGTTGAGATCGAAAAAGGAATAA
- the loa22 gene encoding OmpA family outer membrane lipoprotein Loa22, which translates to MMKKGFFLSLILLAGLSLSLTNCSSSEEKETPKDTTSTTGTTSTVSSRDLNAALLDEINVALKDYRYPDGVRRRGFSYKQADIQAEDFKTWAKDNVSYIKDALAKLPEGYALEVTGHADASGPEEAEGAKKGNGYYSQIRSDAVKDALVKQGIPADRIVTKASGSAKPISGFDEKDGINRRVTFQVVSK; encoded by the coding sequence CTGATGAAAAAAGGATTTTTTTTAAGCCTCATCCTCCTCGCAGGTCTTTCGCTTTCATTAACGAATTGTTCGTCTTCTGAAGAAAAAGAAACTCCGAAAGACACAACTTCCACTACGGGAACAACATCCACTGTATCTTCCAGAGATCTCAATGCAGCTCTTTTGGATGAAATCAATGTAGCACTCAAAGACTACCGTTATCCAGATGGTGTTCGTCGCAGAGGTTTTAGCTACAAACAAGCGGACATCCAAGCAGAAGATTTCAAAACTTGGGCAAAAGACAACGTTTCTTACATCAAAGACGCTCTTGCAAAACTTCCTGAAGGATACGCTTTGGAAGTGACTGGCCACGCAGACGCATCTGGTCCAGAAGAAGCAGAAGGTGCTAAAAAAGGAAACGGATACTATTCACAAATTCGTTCTGATGCAGTAAAGGACGCACTTGTAAAACAAGGAATCCCAGCTGACAGAATCGTAACAAAAGCATCTGGTTCTGCTAAACCAATCTCTGGTTTTGATGAAAAAGACGGAATCAACCGCCGAGTGACTTTCCAAGTCGTTTCTAAATAA